A window of the Vigna angularis cultivar LongXiaoDou No.4 chromosome 3, ASM1680809v1, whole genome shotgun sequence genome harbors these coding sequences:
- the LOC108324723 gene encoding isoliquiritigenin 2'-O-methyltransferase, which yields MGESNVVSKNSLYTTCPKKCDEDARVSAMLLSTAVVYPAVLNAAIELNLFEIIAKATPHGSLVSSHEIASKLLNQHPDLPNRLDRMLRLLASYSVLTTSTRTTQHGATETVYGLSQIGQYYAPDATRGYFASFASFLSCPALSPLWLNFKEAVVDADVDLFKKLHGVTTYQYMEKNPKMNEIFNKSMADLCVTDMNRILDIYNGFEGISTLVDVGGGNGQNLKMIVSKYPSMKGINFDLPQVIENAPLLSGVEHVGGDMFASVPEGDAMTLKAVLHNWSDEKCVEILSNCQKALSGDGKVVVLEFIMPEEPEATEQSQLVSSLDNLMFITAGGKERTEKEYENLCKLAGFSKFNVACHASSGPGVMEFYK from the exons ATGGGGGAATCCAATGTTGTTAGCAAGAATAGCCTCTATACTACTTGTCCTAAAAAATGTGATGAAGATGCTCGTGTATCTGCAATGCTGCTTAGTACTGCTGTGGTGTATCCTGCAGTTCTGAATGCTGCTATTGAGCTCAACTTGTTTGAGATCATAGCCAAGGCAACACCACATGGTTCACTCGTGTCATCTCATGAAATTGCTTCTAAGCTCCTAAACCAGCACCCTGACTTGCCCAATAGGCTTGATCGCATGCTGCGTTTGCTTGCTAGTTATTCTGTTCTTACCACTTCAACACGCACCACACAACATGGTGCCACTGAGACAGTTTATGGACTCTCACAAATTGGACAATACTATGCCCCTGATGCAACTAGAGGCTACTTCGCTTCTTTTGCATCCTTTCTCTCTTGTCCTGCACTCTCACCACTTTG GCTGAATTTCAAGGAAGCGGTGGTTGATGCAGACGTTGATTTGTTCAAGAAACTTCATGGGGTAACAACGTACCAGTACATGGAAAAGAATCCAAAAATGAACGAAATTTTTAACAAGTCTATGGCGGATTTGTGCGTAACAGATATGAATAGAATACTTGACATATATAATGGATTTGAGGGAATATCAACGTTGGTCGATGTAGGAGGTGGAAATGGACAAAACCTGAAAATGATAGTCTCCAAATACCCTTCAATGAAAGGAATTAATTTTGATCTGCCCCAAGTCATTGAGAATGCACCACTGCTATCAG GGGTTGAGCATGTTGGAGGAGATATGTTTGCAAGTGTTCCAGAAGGTGACGCCATGACACTAAAG GCTGTCTTGCACAATTGGTCTGACGAGAAGTGCGTAGAAATATTGAGCAATTGTCAGAAAGCACTGTCTGGAGATGGGAAGGTGGTTGTTCTGGAATTCATAATGCCAGAAGAACCAGAAGCAACTGAACAATCTCAGCTTGTTTCGAGCCTGGACAACCTTATGTTTATCACAGCAGGTGGAAAGGAAAGAACTGAGAAAGAGTACGAGAATTTGTGCAAGCTGGctggtttttcaaaatttaatgttgCTTGTCATGCGTCGTCTGGGCCGGGAGTGATGGAATTCTACAAATAG